One Fibrobacter sp. UWB16 DNA window includes the following coding sequences:
- a CDS encoding phenylacetate--CoA ligase family protein, with product MRSTAWNDEENKVLPEMALDFMPEEKLRELQLQRLRATVKLAYEKVPLFHDRMVEKGVTPDDIKTLKDIVKIPFSMKKDLRDTYPYGLFAVDMSEVVRLHASSGTTGKPIVVGYTKEDMEVWAQVVKRGLLACGFRSTDIVQNFYGYGLFTGGLGIHGGFEALGATVVPISGGNTERQVMLMKDFGVTAVGGTPSYFVRIIDVAEKMGVDISKLNVKRGIFGAEPWSDGMRDYIEEKTGIKAYDIYGLSEIVGPGVGCECECRDGIHIFEDHFYPEIVDPETLEPLPDGEEGELVISTLSKRAMPILRYRTRDITAIEKTKCACGRTIRRIRRIGRRSDDMIIMRGVNVFPSQIETALLRAEKALPHYQIVLDTKNNMDTLEVKVEVSRDMVSDSMSDMEQLSKKFKHSIEQILGISVIVTLCEPDSLPRSEGKAKRVIDNRKKI from the coding sequence ATGCGATCTACAGCCTGGAACGACGAAGAAAACAAAGTCCTGCCCGAAATGGCGCTTGACTTTATGCCCGAAGAAAAATTGCGCGAATTGCAGTTGCAGCGTTTGCGTGCAACTGTGAAGCTCGCCTACGAGAAGGTCCCGCTGTTCCACGACCGCATGGTCGAAAAGGGCGTTACGCCCGATGACATCAAGACTTTGAAGGACATCGTAAAGATTCCGTTCTCCATGAAGAAGGACTTGCGCGACACTTATCCGTACGGTCTCTTTGCCGTCGACATGAGCGAAGTCGTGCGCCTGCATGCAAGCTCCGGCACTACCGGTAAACCGATCGTTGTCGGTTACACCAAGGAAGACATGGAAGTCTGGGCACAGGTCGTCAAGCGCGGCCTCCTCGCCTGCGGTTTCCGCAGCACGGACATTGTGCAGAACTTCTACGGCTACGGCCTCTTTACGGGCGGTCTCGGCATTCACGGCGGTTTCGAAGCCCTCGGCGCCACAGTCGTGCCGATTAGCGGAGGCAATACCGAACGCCAGGTGATGCTCATGAAGGACTTCGGCGTGACCGCAGTCGGAGGCACCCCGAGCTACTTTGTCCGCATTATCGACGTTGCTGAAAAGATGGGCGTCGACATTTCCAAGTTGAACGTGAAGCGCGGCATCTTCGGTGCAGAACCGTGGAGCGATGGCATGCGCGACTACATCGAAGAAAAGACGGGCATCAAGGCTTACGATATTTACGGACTTTCTGAAATTGTCGGCCCGGGCGTGGGTTGCGAATGCGAATGCCGCGACGGCATCCACATTTTCGAAGACCACTTCTACCCTGAAATCGTGGACCCGGAAACGCTTGAACCGCTTCCGGACGGCGAGGAAGGCGAACTCGTCATCAGCACGCTCAGCAAGCGCGCTATGCCGATCCTCCGCTACCGCACCCGCGACATCACCGCTATTGAAAAGACCAAGTGCGCATGCGGCCGTACCATCCGCCGTATCCGCCGCATTGGCCGCCGCAGCGACGACATGATTATCATGCGTGGCGTGAACGTGTTCCCGAGCCAGATCGAAACAGCTCTCCTCCGCGCAGAAAAGGCTTTGCCGCATTACCAGATTGTGCTCGACACCAAGAACAACATGGATACGCTCGAAGTCAAGGTCGAAGTTTCTCGCGACATGGTGAGCGACTCCATGAGCGATATGGAACAGCTCTCCAAGAAGTTCAAGCACTCCATCGAACAGATTCTTGGCATCTCCGTGATTGTCACGCTCTGCGAACCGGATTCTCTGCCGCGTAGCGAAGGCAAGGCCAAGCGCGTCATCGACAACAGAAAGAAGATTTAA
- a CDS encoding ACT domain-containing protein: MKIPQVSVFVSNRPGRLQAVCRSLADAGINLLSLTLADSGEFGLIRLIVNDSEKAVNVLAKAGLSATVTDVVACPVADKVGGLADLLDVLGDLQIDYMYAYPSECSTATNVMILRFSDTEKALKVLEEKNFKTLSTTEMLG; this comes from the coding sequence ATGAAAATTCCACAGGTTTCAGTTTTCGTGTCGAACCGCCCGGGTCGTCTCCAGGCTGTTTGCCGCTCGCTCGCTGATGCAGGCATCAACCTTCTCTCGCTCACGCTCGCCGATTCCGGCGAATTCGGCCTTATCCGCCTGATTGTGAACGATTCTGAAAAGGCTGTCAATGTTCTTGCCAAGGCTGGCCTCAGCGCAACCGTTACCGACGTTGTCGCATGCCCTGTTGCAGACAAGGTTGGCGGTCTTGCAGACCTTCTCGACGTTCTCGGCGACTTGCAGATTGACTACATGTACGCCTACCCGTCCGAATGCTCGACGGCAACGAACGTCATGATTCTTCGCTTTAGCGATACCGAAAAGGCGCTCAAGGTCTTGGAAGAAAAGAACTTCAAGACTCTCAGCACCACAGAAATGCTGGGCTAA
- a CDS encoding CotH kinase family protein: MKKIFSGVALFGISFGLVLSACGDSNSSDFGMAAPGIGEISSDSNDGQLGGWSSSSFAPGLSSAGIPGSSSAGVPGTSSPVVQSSSSALVPTSSAQVPPASSAATVIPHFEGNSPVFFSEVSPTNANLKDNDGNDPGWVEFYNSSDAPMSLKGYSLTDDLSNPRRWVFGNATVPAKSFMIVFLSGKNYPDYVLPSDSLNMMSSDCSSESASGGMGGFNFGDFGGGMGNWGGGGWGGNMGGGMGGMGGNTGAASSGNNVENLQGKSSLCFSENGSVQIGSVMKVAQGGDYSRVVVKTNNASSLSKVNQLVVRGFITKNHKIRVNFKEGDSLSSWSGKNLRGTGDLSSVFYVRLDDNAKDLKRNNVTATTFATETQGSESTTIQITSYIARNRGHEPHASFKVDKDGGALYFVNAEGALLDSVRFGAVPTTASWSRDGAGKWGFATPSPYGNTAGEVFAEQVQVAEVNIPPSGFYTSAVTATFPAGTRCEQGGAEPTSNSPVVQTTVTISATTVLRCRAYVGGSYPSEEIIRTYVFEKQPTLAALFVTTDLLSMFSPDSGLYMTGNNASMMDPKKGANFWSNRELPVYVEMFEPGKPQAPAFGVMGDYKISGQYSRAKEKKSFAVTLREEYGEKRLKYTLFPDYPELKKFKAFSLRNFGNNSGDDYVRDRVGTSMTEGLGVDYQRGRYVIVYYNGKYYGIHDLRERNNEYYYETKYGYDPNDIDLLATTSSGTDEASVGSSADYKSMLDWLQNNDLKSDANYKKIADQVDVDNYMNYMQAEMFLNNSDWPHNNMKKWRVASQKTKWKWFMYDTDFGFGVSYNTQTGNVFSYVTNASGTSGMGMGMGFGMGGMGGGQQQVTNGSISPHTILMIRLLSNEGFKNAFINRFSVLLSMNFSADRLLKRINDLQSQVEPEVARDQEFWGYNASSMSKALETIKSFAQTRQAKVREQMESYFTLSSPVEMTFTAQGSGTILVDGLALDKSSMTVSLYRDVPVTLTAQANSGSTFTGWSDGVTDMTRKVNPGEVTSVTAVFR; the protein is encoded by the coding sequence ATGAAAAAAATCTTTTCTGGTGTAGCGTTATTTGGGATTAGTTTTGGTTTGGTTTTATCCGCATGCGGTGATTCGAATTCTTCGGATTTCGGCATGGCGGCTCCGGGAATTGGTGAAATTAGCTCCGATTCCAATGACGGTCAATTGGGCGGTTGGTCCAGTTCGTCTTTTGCTCCGGGACTTTCTTCAGCTGGCATTCCGGGTAGCTCCTCCGCGGGTGTTCCGGGAACGTCGTCTCCTGTAGTTCAGTCATCTTCTTCGGCATTAGTTCCCACTTCTAGTGCTCAGGTTCCTCCGGCTTCGAGCGCCGCTACTGTTATTCCGCATTTCGAAGGGAATAGCCCGGTGTTCTTCTCGGAAGTTTCTCCGACAAATGCAAATCTCAAGGACAATGACGGCAACGATCCGGGATGGGTTGAATTTTACAACTCGTCCGATGCTCCGATGAGTTTGAAGGGCTATTCGCTTACGGATGATTTGTCTAATCCGCGTCGTTGGGTCTTTGGCAATGCGACTGTTCCTGCCAAAAGTTTCATGATCGTTTTCCTTTCGGGCAAGAATTATCCTGACTATGTCTTGCCTTCTGATTCGCTTAATATGATGAGCTCGGATTGCAGTTCTGAATCTGCATCGGGTGGCATGGGCGGCTTCAACTTTGGCGATTTCGGTGGCGGAATGGGCAACTGGGGTGGCGGCGGCTGGGGCGGCAACATGGGTGGCGGCATGGGCGGTATGGGTGGCAATACCGGTGCTGCTTCTTCTGGCAACAACGTCGAAAATTTGCAAGGCAAGTCTTCGCTCTGCTTTAGCGAAAATGGCTCTGTCCAGATTGGGTCTGTGATGAAGGTTGCCCAGGGTGGGGATTACTCTCGCGTGGTTGTCAAGACCAATAATGCGTCTAGCCTTAGCAAGGTCAACCAGCTTGTTGTCCGTGGCTTTATCACCAAAAATCACAAAATCCGTGTGAACTTTAAGGAAGGCGATTCGCTCAGCAGTTGGAGCGGCAAGAATCTCCGCGGTACGGGTGATTTGTCATCGGTGTTCTATGTCCGCTTAGATGATAATGCGAAGGACCTCAAGCGCAACAATGTAACGGCAACAACTTTTGCAACTGAAACTCAGGGAAGTGAATCGACGACCATTCAGATTACGTCGTACATTGCTCGCAATCGCGGCCATGAACCGCACGCTTCGTTCAAGGTGGACAAGGATGGCGGTGCTTTGTACTTTGTAAATGCCGAAGGCGCTTTGCTGGATTCTGTGCGTTTTGGTGCCGTTCCGACGACCGCTTCATGGTCTCGTGATGGCGCGGGCAAGTGGGGCTTTGCGACTCCGTCGCCTTATGGCAATACGGCGGGCGAGGTCTTTGCAGAACAAGTTCAAGTTGCCGAAGTGAACATTCCGCCTTCTGGTTTCTACACGTCTGCGGTGACGGCGACATTCCCGGCGGGCACTCGTTGCGAACAGGGCGGCGCCGAACCGACTTCAAACTCTCCGGTGGTGCAGACTACGGTGACGATTAGCGCTACGACGGTTTTGCGTTGCCGTGCGTATGTCGGTGGCTCTTATCCGAGTGAAGAAATTATTCGTACTTACGTTTTCGAAAAGCAACCCACGCTTGCCGCGCTCTTTGTGACGACCGATCTGCTTTCGATGTTCAGCCCCGATTCCGGCCTTTACATGACGGGCAATAATGCTTCGATGATGGACCCGAAGAAGGGCGCAAACTTCTGGAGCAACCGAGAACTCCCGGTTTATGTGGAAATGTTTGAACCTGGCAAGCCGCAGGCTCCGGCTTTTGGCGTGATGGGCGACTACAAGATTTCTGGCCAGTACAGCCGTGCAAAAGAAAAGAAGTCCTTTGCGGTGACGCTGCGCGAAGAGTATGGCGAAAAGCGCCTGAAATACACGCTGTTCCCGGATTATCCGGAACTCAAGAAGTTTAAGGCTTTCTCGCTCAGAAACTTTGGTAACAATTCCGGCGACGATTACGTGCGCGACCGTGTGGGCACTTCGATGACAGAAGGTTTGGGCGTTGATTACCAGCGTGGCCGTTATGTTATCGTGTATTACAATGGCAAGTATTACGGTATCCATGACTTGCGTGAACGCAACAACGAATACTATTACGAAACCAAGTACGGCTATGACCCGAACGATATTGACCTTCTTGCAACAACATCTAGCGGTACAGATGAAGCGAGTGTCGGTTCTTCTGCGGATTACAAATCTATGTTGGATTGGCTGCAGAACAACGATTTGAAATCGGATGCAAACTACAAGAAGATTGCAGACCAGGTTGATGTCGACAACTACATGAATTACATGCAGGCTGAAATGTTCTTGAACAATAGCGACTGGCCGCACAACAATATGAAGAAGTGGCGTGTCGCAAGTCAGAAGACGAAGTGGAAATGGTTCATGTACGATACGGACTTTGGCTTCGGCGTGTCTTACAATACCCAGACCGGAAACGTGTTCAGCTATGTGACGAATGCTAGCGGCACAAGTGGCATGGGTATGGGAATGGGCTTCGGCATGGGTGGCATGGGCGGTGGCCAGCAGCAGGTGACGAACGGCTCTATTTCTCCGCACACGATTCTTATGATTCGCTTGCTCAGTAACGAGGGCTTCAAGAATGCGTTTATCAACCGCTTTAGCGTGCTCCTTTCGATGAACTTCTCGGCGGATAGGCTCCTCAAGCGTATCAACGATTTGCAGTCGCAGGTGGAACCTGAAGTGGCGCGCGATCAGGAATTCTGGGGCTATAATGCATCTAGCATGAGCAAAGCTTTGGAAACGATAAAGAGCTTTGCCCAGACGCGTCAGGCGAAAGTTCGTGAACAGATGGAATCGTACTTTACGCTTTCTTCTCCGGTTGAAATGACGTTTACGGCGCAGGGTTCTGGCACGATTCTCGTGGATGGCCTTGCTCTGGATAAGTCTTCGATGACTGTCTCGCTCTACAGGGATGTGCCGGTCACGCTTACGGCTCAGGCAAATTCTGGCAGCACGTTCACGGGCTGGAGCGATGGCGTCACGGATATGACCCGCAAGGTGAACCCGGGTGAAGTCACGTCTGTTACCGCCGTGTTCAGGTAG